Proteins encoded together in one Synechococcus sp. A15-62 window:
- a CDS encoding lipid-A-disaccharide synthase-related protein has translation MLFLCNGHGEDLITLRIIQAVHRRAPRRPLTVLPLVGAGRVFDAAVQQGWLTRLGPKAALPSGGFSNQSLRGLLADVRAGLPSLSWSQWRLVRRLGHERQPIVAIGDLLPLLMAWSSGAPFGFIGTPKSDYTWLSGPGGAKSDCYHRLKGSEWDPWEWRLMRSRRCQLVAMRDRLTARGLQRKGVGALAPGNPMMDGLQIQPLPSALERCRRVLLLCGSRMPEAQRNLQRLVRSAMALPGRVPMALLVAVGAQPDAEALSDSLEQLGFRRSLPPSDQLGAEACWVKGACLVLIGRGCFDRWAGWAEAGIATAGTATEQLVGLGIPALSLPGPGPQFKPGFARRQSRLLGGAVRPCSDESELTRRLEVLLADPALRSHLGRIGSQRMGPAGGSDQLARLILDRFNGY, from the coding sequence CTGCTGTTTCTCTGCAACGGTCACGGGGAAGACCTGATCACCCTGCGGATCATCCAGGCCGTGCATCGGCGCGCACCGCGACGGCCCCTGACCGTGCTCCCTCTGGTGGGCGCCGGCCGGGTCTTTGATGCTGCGGTTCAGCAGGGATGGTTGACACGCCTAGGGCCGAAAGCGGCCCTGCCCAGCGGTGGCTTCAGCAACCAAAGCCTGAGAGGTCTGCTGGCAGACGTCAGGGCTGGTCTCCCCAGTTTGAGTTGGAGTCAATGGCGGTTGGTGCGCCGCCTGGGCCATGAGCGCCAACCCATCGTTGCCATTGGCGATTTGCTGCCACTGCTGATGGCCTGGAGCAGTGGCGCTCCCTTCGGCTTCATCGGCACTCCCAAAAGCGACTACACCTGGCTCAGTGGTCCTGGAGGGGCCAAAAGCGACTGCTACCACCGGCTCAAGGGCAGTGAGTGGGATCCCTGGGAATGGCGCCTGATGCGCTCCCGCCGCTGTCAACTGGTGGCCATGCGTGATCGGCTCACAGCCCGTGGCTTGCAACGCAAAGGCGTGGGCGCCCTTGCGCCGGGCAATCCGATGATGGATGGCCTTCAAATCCAACCGCTGCCATCAGCCCTGGAACGCTGCCGCCGAGTGCTCTTGCTCTGCGGGAGTCGCATGCCGGAGGCCCAGCGCAACCTGCAGCGGTTGGTTCGCAGTGCCATGGCGCTGCCCGGCCGTGTGCCGATGGCACTGCTCGTGGCCGTGGGCGCCCAACCCGATGCAGAGGCCCTGAGCGACAGTCTTGAACAACTGGGGTTTCGACGCAGCCTTCCGCCTTCGGACCAACTGGGTGCCGAAGCCTGCTGGGTGAAAGGAGCCTGCCTGGTGCTGATCGGGCGAGGTTGCTTTGACCGATGGGCCGGCTGGGCAGAAGCCGGCATCGCCACCGCCGGAACAGCGACGGAACAACTGGTGGGGCTGGGCATTCCGGCCCTGTCCCTCCCGGGACCGGGACCGCAGTTCAAGCCGGGCTTCGCCCGCCGTCAAAGCCGCCTCTTGGGGGGAGCGGTTCGTCCCTGCTCTGATGAATCCGAGCTCACTAGACGGCTCGAAGTCCTCCTGGCTGACCCGGCACTCCGCTCCCATCTGGGACGGATCGGGTCGCAGCGGATGGGGCCAGCAGGGGGGAGCGATCAGCTGGCACGCCTAATCCTGGATCGCTTCAACGGATACTGA